A window from Streptomyces sp. NBC_00271 encodes these proteins:
- a CDS encoding FAD/NAD(P)-binding protein produces MSTVAPPLPYRVADTWAETADTRSIELAPVGRELPSFAPGQFAMIYAFGVGEVPISASALRGRHGGLVHTVRAVGAVSTALYRMRPGDALGLSGPYGTGWDLDAAVGHDVLVIAGGIGLAPLRPVVQAVLDRPAAYGRLAVLVGARTPADVVYRDEIESWRGPARVEVTVDRPAPGWHGAVGVVTTLLDRLDLRPERTCAFVCGPEVMMRHTARALLARGLAPQRVQVSLERNMHCATGHCGHCQLGPLLLCRDGPVVGYDRVAQLLLVREL; encoded by the coding sequence ATGAGCACCGTGGCGCCCCCGCTGCCGTACCGCGTCGCTGACACCTGGGCCGAGACCGCCGACACCCGGTCGATCGAACTTGCGCCGGTCGGACGGGAACTCCCGTCCTTCGCACCGGGGCAGTTCGCGATGATCTACGCGTTCGGGGTCGGCGAGGTGCCCATCTCGGCCAGCGCCCTGCGCGGCCGCCACGGAGGTCTCGTGCACACCGTGCGCGCGGTGGGTGCGGTCTCGACCGCGCTGTACCGGATGCGCCCGGGCGACGCCCTCGGGCTCAGCGGGCCGTACGGTACCGGCTGGGACCTTGATGCGGCGGTCGGCCACGATGTGCTGGTGATCGCCGGCGGCATCGGGCTGGCTCCGCTCCGGCCGGTTGTGCAGGCAGTCCTGGACCGGCCTGCCGCGTACGGTCGGCTCGCGGTCCTGGTGGGCGCCCGTACCCCTGCCGATGTGGTCTACCGCGACGAGATCGAGAGCTGGCGCGGTCCGGCCCGGGTGGAGGTGACCGTCGACCGCCCCGCCCCGGGGTGGCACGGTGCGGTGGGTGTGGTCACCACGCTCCTGGACCGCCTCGACCTGCGGCCCGAACGGACCTGCGCGTTCGTGTGCGGGCCCGAGGTGATGATGCGGCACACCGCGCGCGCCCTCTTGGCCCGGGGCCTGGCCCCGCAGCGCGTTCAGGTGTCCTTGGAACGCAACATGCACTGCGCCACCGGCCATTGCGGTCACTGCCAACTCGGCCCGCTCCTCCTGTGCCGCGACGGACCGGTCGTCGGCTATGACCGCGTGGCACAACTGCTCCTCGTGAGGGAGTTGTGA
- a CDS encoding oxidoreductase: MATDPGLATDPRPTLAVWKFASCDGCQLTLLDCEDELLGLTERVRIDHFLEMTPVEGAGGERARPDGRGPYDLSLVEGSITTAEDAERIQHIRRVSRYLVTIGACATAGGIQALRNFAEVDEFLAAVYAQPEYISTLETSTPISAHVPVDFELRGCPIDRRQLLEVITAHLAGRKPRIPSHSVCFECKRRGTTCITVAHGTPCLGPVTHAGCGAICPAYGRGCYGCFGPTSRPNLRSMVAQLRHDGMSERDIQRVFRTFNAASPEYAPVPDLVAEEQDSPRDTTEARPERPA, from the coding sequence ATGGCCACCGACCCCGGACTCGCCACCGACCCACGGCCCACGCTCGCCGTGTGGAAATTCGCCTCCTGCGACGGCTGCCAGCTGACCCTGCTCGACTGCGAGGACGAACTCCTCGGCCTGACCGAGCGAGTACGGATCGACCACTTCCTGGAGATGACCCCGGTCGAAGGCGCCGGCGGGGAGCGCGCGCGGCCGGACGGCCGGGGCCCGTACGACCTCTCCCTGGTCGAAGGGTCGATCACCACCGCCGAGGACGCCGAGCGGATCCAGCACATCCGCAGGGTCTCCAGGTACCTGGTGACCATCGGAGCCTGCGCCACCGCGGGCGGCATCCAGGCACTGCGCAACTTCGCCGAGGTCGACGAGTTCCTCGCCGCGGTCTACGCCCAGCCCGAGTACATCTCGACGCTGGAGACCTCGACACCGATCTCGGCCCACGTCCCGGTCGATTTCGAGCTGCGCGGCTGCCCCATCGACCGCCGCCAGCTGCTCGAAGTCATCACCGCCCACCTGGCCGGACGCAAACCCCGGATCCCCAGCCACAGCGTCTGCTTCGAGTGCAAGAGGCGTGGCACCACCTGCATCACCGTGGCCCACGGCACCCCCTGTCTGGGCCCGGTCACGCACGCCGGTTGCGGCGCCATCTGCCCCGCCTACGGACGCGGGTGCTACGGATGCTTCGGACCCACGAGCCGGCCCAACCTGCGCTCCATGGTCGCGCAGTTGCGCCACGACGGGATGAGTGAGCGGGACATCCAGCGTGTCTTCCGTACCTTCAACGCCGCGTCGCCGGAATATGCCCCCGTACCCGACCTCGTGGCCGAGGAGCAGGACAGCCCTCGGGACACGACGGAAGCTCGCCCGGAAAGGCCCGCATGA
- a CDS encoding 2-oxo acid dehydrogenase subunit E2 yields the protein MTEFTMPSLGADMDEGVLQEWLVGPGDRVRKGDVVAVVETDKAAIEVECFESGTVGQLLVPPGTRVPVGTPLAVIQGEGAPEEQARIAAEQGSPPAAETVAEVPQRETARAPKVAKAEQEPLAHDERPRSRRKAVRERKPVQEPVRTKSRKKSAGQPVRATGSRTHPPPEMSPEAESALGAGPLVRHLAALRGLDLTTLHGTGPGGRITRADVEHAQPPLAPRVRATPYARRLARDLGIDLTALQGTGDGGAVRAADVHTAVGARAGRHEPGGPAERRRDDEQHPHIAVPTDSGAEQRKDTMRRAVADLVSRSKREIPHYYLSTTIDLAAAGDWLRRINRGRPPADRLVPAALLLKAAAVAAHQVPTLNGYWQNDGFVPGPAVNLGVAVSLRQGGLLAPVIHGADTLPPDALMTILKDLVQRARRGKLRGSDMTGATLTVTNLGDQGVETVFGVIHPPQVALVGFGAVVERPWAANGMLGVRPLVTATLAADHRATDGAVGARYLTAVDRLLQKPEEL from the coding sequence ATGACCGAGTTCACCATGCCCTCGCTCGGCGCGGACATGGACGAAGGCGTGTTGCAGGAGTGGCTCGTGGGTCCTGGCGACCGGGTGCGCAAGGGCGATGTCGTGGCGGTCGTGGAAACCGACAAGGCGGCCATCGAGGTCGAGTGTTTCGAGTCCGGCACCGTGGGACAGCTGCTCGTCCCGCCGGGAACCCGGGTGCCGGTGGGGACACCTCTCGCGGTGATCCAAGGCGAGGGCGCACCCGAGGAGCAGGCGAGGATCGCGGCGGAGCAGGGCTCCCCCCCGGCCGCCGAGACGGTCGCCGAAGTTCCCCAACGGGAGACGGCCCGGGCGCCCAAGGTCGCCAAGGCTGAACAGGAGCCCCTTGCGCACGACGAGCGTCCGCGGTCTCGCCGGAAGGCAGTCCGCGAGCGGAAGCCGGTTCAGGAGCCAGTACGCACGAAGTCCCGGAAGAAGTCCGCCGGGCAGCCCGTACGCGCAACGGGCAGCCGCACGCACCCGCCGCCGGAGATGTCCCCCGAGGCCGAGTCGGCCCTGGGAGCCGGACCCCTGGTGCGGCACCTCGCGGCGCTGCGGGGCCTCGACCTGACGACACTGCACGGCACAGGACCAGGCGGACGGATCACCCGTGCCGACGTGGAGCACGCCCAGCCACCTCTTGCGCCAAGGGTGCGGGCTACCCCATACGCCCGGCGGCTCGCCCGTGACCTGGGCATCGATCTGACGGCACTGCAGGGCACCGGGGACGGCGGAGCCGTGCGAGCGGCGGACGTGCACACGGCTGTGGGCGCACGCGCCGGGCGGCACGAACCGGGCGGGCCGGCCGAACGTCGTCGGGACGACGAGCAGCACCCGCACATCGCGGTGCCGACCGACAGCGGGGCGGAACAGCGTAAGGACACCATGCGCCGTGCCGTCGCCGACCTCGTGAGCCGCTCCAAACGGGAGATCCCCCACTACTACCTGTCCACCACCATCGACCTGGCAGCGGCCGGGGACTGGCTGCGCCGGATCAACCGCGGCCGCCCGCCCGCCGACCGTCTGGTGCCTGCGGCTCTCCTGTTGAAGGCCGCCGCCGTGGCGGCGCACCAGGTACCGACCCTGAACGGCTACTGGCAGAACGACGGGTTCGTCCCCGGCCCCGCGGTGAACCTGGGTGTCGCGGTGTCGCTCCGACAGGGCGGACTGCTCGCGCCGGTCATCCACGGCGCCGACACGCTGCCGCCCGACGCCCTCATGACGATCCTCAAGGACCTGGTCCAGCGCGCCCGCAGGGGAAAGCTGCGCGGCAGCGACATGACCGGCGCCACCCTGACCGTCACCAACCTCGGTGACCAGGGCGTGGAGACCGTCTTCGGTGTCATCCATCCGCCCCAGGTGGCCCTGGTCGGCTTCGGCGCGGTCGTGGAGCGGCCCTGGGCCGCGAACGGCATGCTCGGCGTTCGTCCCCTGGTGACCGCGACTCTGGCCGCCGACCACCGGGCCACGGACGGTGCCGTCGGGGCCCGCTACCTCACGGCGGTCGACCGACTGCTGCAGAAACCGGAGGAGTTGTGA
- a CDS encoding hydrogenase maturation protease, producing MSGRVLVIGVGNPLRGDDGIGPAVVEALRGRVPQDTVLVVSDGEPARMLDLWRGADSVVVVEALRAEPARPGEVRTLTPVEAACHAPGTASTHAFGLGECLALAEALDQLPHRLVVHAVEVADVALGAGLSEAVRSALPELTDRVAASVRQAYARNH from the coding sequence ATGAGCGGCCGGGTGCTGGTGATCGGTGTGGGCAATCCCCTGCGCGGTGACGACGGGATCGGCCCGGCAGTGGTGGAGGCACTGCGGGGCCGTGTTCCGCAGGACACCGTCCTGGTGGTCAGCGACGGTGAACCCGCACGCATGCTCGACCTGTGGCGGGGTGCGGACTCCGTGGTCGTCGTGGAAGCCCTGCGTGCAGAGCCGGCCCGGCCGGGTGAGGTGCGCACCCTGACACCGGTGGAAGCGGCCTGCCACGCACCGGGTACGGCGAGCACACATGCCTTCGGCCTGGGGGAGTGCCTCGCCCTGGCGGAGGCCCTGGACCAGCTGCCCCACAGGCTCGTCGTGCACGCCGTGGAGGTGGCCGACGTCGCACTCGGCGCGGGCCTGAGCGAAGCGGTGCGGTCGGCCCTTCCCGAACTGACCGACCGCGTTGCCGCCTCCGTCCGACAGGCATACGCACGGAACCACTAA
- a CDS encoding 4Fe-4S dicluster domain-containing protein — protein MSTDVDANAFPSAATDGLVMGKDGMAALVDVLIGRGFTVIGPTVRDSAIVLAELRSADELPYGWGVELEAGRYRLRERSDGAAFANAAGPQSWKSFLHPARVREWSADRVEGELVLTADQAVPSRYAFLGVRPCDLRAIAIQDRVLTGGAYRDPVYAGRRSGALLIVVECTEPGATCFCVSMGTGPAAGPGYDLVMTEVVDEDGHRFWIRGGSQEGAEILAELPARPADPETRETARAGVTAAADRMGRTMPEADLRELMAGTLDAPRWDDVAGRCLTCGNCTMVCPTCFCTTTEDVTDLTGDHAERWRLWDSCFDLDFSHLHGGPVRASSRSRYRQWMTHKLGTWHDQFGSSGCVGCGRCIVWCPVGIDITEEAAALHDWTRSGTSDGAAS, from the coding sequence ATGAGCACCGATGTCGATGCGAACGCCTTCCCGTCTGCCGCGACCGACGGGCTCGTGATGGGCAAGGACGGAATGGCCGCGCTCGTGGACGTGCTGATCGGACGCGGGTTCACGGTGATCGGCCCCACGGTGCGGGACAGTGCGATCGTACTGGCGGAGCTGCGGTCGGCCGACGAGTTGCCGTACGGATGGGGCGTGGAGCTGGAGGCCGGGCGGTACCGGTTGCGCGAGCGGTCCGACGGCGCGGCCTTCGCGAACGCGGCGGGCCCCCAGTCCTGGAAGTCGTTCCTGCATCCGGCGCGGGTGCGGGAGTGGAGCGCCGACCGGGTGGAGGGCGAGTTGGTCCTCACGGCCGACCAGGCCGTGCCTTCCCGGTACGCCTTCCTCGGCGTGCGTCCCTGTGACCTGCGGGCCATCGCCATCCAGGACCGGGTACTGACCGGTGGGGCGTACCGCGACCCCGTCTACGCGGGGCGGCGCTCCGGGGCACTGCTGATCGTGGTCGAGTGCACGGAGCCCGGCGCCACCTGCTTCTGCGTCTCGATGGGCACCGGACCCGCCGCCGGCCCCGGCTACGACTTGGTGATGACCGAAGTGGTCGATGAGGACGGGCACCGCTTCTGGATCCGCGGCGGCAGCCAGGAAGGTGCGGAGATCCTGGCCGAACTGCCCGCTCGTCCGGCGGACCCCGAAACCCGGGAGACGGCTCGCGCAGGTGTCACGGCCGCCGCGGACCGCATGGGACGGACCATGCCCGAGGCCGACCTGCGGGAACTGATGGCCGGAACACTCGACGCGCCCCGCTGGGACGACGTCGCCGGGCGGTGCCTGACCTGCGGAAACTGCACCATGGTGTGCCCCACCTGCTTCTGCACCACCACCGAGGACGTCACCGACCTCACCGGCGACCACGCGGAGCGGTGGCGGCTGTGGGACTCGTGCTTCGATCTGGACTTCTCCCACCTGCACGGCGGCCCGGTCCGTGCCTCGTCGCGCAGCCGCTACCGGCAGTGGATGACCCACAAGCTCGGTACCTGGCACGACCAGTTCGGATCGTCCGGCTGCGTGGGCTGCGGCCGCTGCATCGTGTGGTGCCCGGTCGGCATCGACATCACCGAGGAAGCCGCCGCCCTGCACGACTGGACACGGTCCGGGACATCGGATGGGGCGGCGTCGTGA
- a CDS encoding alpha-ketoacid dehydrogenase subunit beta, whose translation MTATHTRTAKPAASSDRKTTYREAMREAMREAMRTDERVFLMGEDVGRYGGCFGVSLGLLEEFGPERIRDAPLSESAFVGAGIGAALAGMRPIVEIMTVNFSLLALDQILNNAATLLHMSGGQLSVPIVIRMTTGAGRQLAAQHSHSLEGWYAHIPGLRVLAPATLTDARYMLAPALADPDPVLIFEHGSLYNVSGDLPADTGPVDIDHAAVHRPGTDVSLITYGGSLPKALAAADDLANDGISAEVVDLRTLRPLDDTTIGDSVARTHRAVVIDEGWRTGSLAAEISARLTEQHFYDLDAPVERVCSAEVPMPYAHRLEEAALPQVGGIVAAARRAVGGPMPTGSDDGERQAVTGRAG comes from the coding sequence ATGACCGCGACCCACACCCGTACCGCCAAGCCCGCCGCCTCCTCCGACCGGAAGACGACCTATCGGGAGGCGATGCGCGAGGCGATGCGCGAGGCGATGCGCACCGACGAGCGTGTGTTCCTGATGGGCGAGGACGTCGGCCGGTACGGCGGCTGCTTCGGTGTCAGCCTCGGCCTGCTGGAGGAGTTCGGACCCGAGCGGATCCGCGATGCCCCGCTGTCGGAGTCCGCCTTCGTCGGCGCCGGTATCGGCGCGGCCCTGGCCGGCATGCGGCCGATCGTCGAGATCATGACTGTCAACTTCAGTCTGTTGGCCCTGGACCAGATCCTCAACAACGCGGCGACCCTGCTGCACATGTCGGGCGGTCAGCTGTCGGTACCGATCGTGATCCGGATGACCACGGGTGCGGGTCGGCAGCTGGCGGCCCAGCACTCGCACAGCCTGGAAGGCTGGTACGCGCACATCCCCGGCCTGCGGGTCCTGGCCCCGGCGACCCTCACCGACGCCCGGTACATGCTGGCCCCCGCGCTCGCCGATCCCGACCCCGTGCTGATCTTCGAGCACGGCAGCCTGTACAACGTCTCGGGCGACCTGCCGGCCGACACGGGCCCGGTCGACATCGATCACGCGGCCGTCCACCGCCCCGGCACGGACGTCTCCCTGATCACCTACGGCGGCTCGCTGCCCAAGGCACTCGCCGCCGCCGACGACCTGGCGAACGACGGCATCAGCGCGGAGGTCGTCGACCTGCGTACCCTGCGCCCCCTGGACGACACCACCATCGGCGACTCCGTCGCGCGCACCCACCGTGCGGTCGTCATCGACGAGGGATGGCGCACCGGCAGCCTCGCGGCGGAGATCTCGGCACGCCTCACCGAGCAGCACTTCTACGACCTCGATGCCCCCGTGGAGCGGGTGTGCAGCGCCGAAGTGCCCATGCCGTATGCGCACAGGCTGGAGGAGGCCGCGCTGCCCCAGGTCGGCGGAATCGTCGCCGCCGCACGTCGCGCCGTCGGCGGCCCCATGCCGACCGGTTCCGACGATGGGGAACGACAGGCGGTCACCGGGAGGGCGGGCTGA
- a CDS encoding Ni/Fe hydrogenase subunit alpha has protein sequence MNHGGTRVLRLDALARVEGEAALHLRVDGGTVVETRLRIYEPPRFFEAFLTGRAHTEPPDITARICGICPVAYQMSACQAIENACGVTVDGPLAELRRLLYCGEWIESHTLHIYLLHAPDFLGHADVVGLARDQRAAVERGLRLKQAGNAIIEQLGGRPIHPVNVRVGGFYRTPTPQELRPLAERLRQAREDALETVRWVAAFDFPDTVCDHDLLALRDPGRYAIDSGTPAVMAAHGGSPALREFTLSDFEQRVQEGQVPYSTALTATLDGRRFLTGPLARYAINGRWLHPVAAEAARAAGLGDPAGGAICDNPFRSIVVRAVEVVHAVEEALRIIDGYEQPLRPAVQVPPRKAVGAGATEAPRGLLYHRYVLAEDGTLTEARIVPPTAQNQTAIEEDVRRAVQARLNRVGPAADDEELTHLCERAIRNHDPCISCAAHFLDLTVERR, from the coding sequence ATGAACCATGGTGGAACCCGTGTCCTGCGACTGGACGCGCTGGCCAGGGTGGAAGGCGAGGCCGCCCTGCACCTACGTGTCGACGGGGGGACTGTCGTCGAGACGCGGCTGCGCATCTACGAACCGCCACGGTTCTTCGAGGCCTTCCTGACCGGCCGGGCCCATACCGAGCCCCCCGACATCACGGCTCGCATCTGCGGTATCTGCCCGGTCGCCTATCAGATGAGCGCCTGCCAGGCGATCGAGAACGCCTGCGGGGTCACGGTGGACGGCCCGCTCGCGGAACTGCGGCGCCTGCTGTACTGCGGCGAGTGGATCGAGAGTCACACCCTGCACATCTATCTGCTGCACGCTCCGGATTTCCTCGGCCATGCGGACGTAGTGGGGCTGGCCCGCGACCAACGTGCCGCCGTGGAGCGTGGCCTGAGGCTCAAGCAGGCCGGTAACGCGATCATCGAACAGCTCGGCGGCCGTCCCATCCACCCGGTCAACGTCCGAGTCGGCGGCTTCTACCGGACGCCGACGCCGCAGGAACTCCGCCCGTTGGCGGAACGACTCCGACAGGCCCGAGAGGACGCGCTGGAGACCGTCCGCTGGGTGGCCGCTTTCGACTTTCCCGACACCGTGTGCGACCACGACCTGCTCGCACTGCGCGACCCCGGCCGCTACGCCATCGACTCCGGAACACCGGCGGTCATGGCCGCCCACGGCGGAAGTCCGGCGTTGCGCGAGTTCACCCTGTCCGACTTCGAACAGCGCGTTCAGGAAGGGCAGGTGCCGTACTCCACTGCCCTGACCGCCACTCTCGACGGACGCCGCTTCCTGACCGGTCCGCTGGCGCGCTATGCGATCAACGGCCGGTGGCTGCATCCCGTGGCGGCCGAGGCGGCGCGGGCCGCCGGCCTGGGCGACCCCGCCGGCGGCGCGATCTGCGACAACCCCTTCCGAAGCATCGTCGTACGCGCCGTGGAGGTGGTGCACGCCGTCGAGGAAGCCCTGCGGATCATCGACGGGTACGAACAGCCTCTCCGACCGGCCGTCCAGGTACCGCCACGCAAGGCGGTCGGCGCCGGGGCCACCGAGGCGCCCCGGGGCCTGCTGTACCACCGCTACGTCCTCGCGGAGGACGGCACGCTCACCGAGGCCCGCATCGTTCCGCCCACGGCCCAGAACCAGACGGCCATCGAGGAGGACGTGCGCAGGGCGGTTCAGGCGCGCCTGAACAGGGTCGGGCCCGCCGCCGACGACGAGGAGCTCACCCACTTGTGCGAACGGGCCATCCGGAATCACGATCCCTGCATCTCCTGCGCCGCGCACTTCCTCGACCTGACGGTGGAGCGCAGATGA
- the acsA gene encoding acetate--CoA ligase — translation MRWETIRKDTPPRIAPNLGDYDEECAGFSWSEARARLEGLPGGRGLNIAHEAVDRHAASSRATAVALRCVGRDDSVTCVTYADLARSTARFANVLRTLGLGHGDRVVTLLGRCPELYTVVLGTLKNTSVLCPLFSAFGPDPVAQRVTLSDAQVLVTTAELYRRKVAGRRGALAALRHVLIVGEGADELPGTVPLAALMAEAADTFTIPPTSPHDMALLHFTSGTTGTPKGAVHVHEAAVAHYMSALYALDLHQDDVFWCTADPGWVTGMSYGIVAPLMHGVTVVVDEGDYDARRWYRILAEQRVSVWYTAPTALRMLMRTTPRTGPYDLPRSFDLSALRFIASVGEPLNPEAVVWGRDVLGLPVHDNWWQTETGAIMIANFAGCDLRPGSMGRPLPGVEAAVLRRGEDGRAQIIGGQVTVLEEPGVEGELALRPGWPSMFRGYLHDEPRTAAAFADGWYLTGDLVRRDADGWYWFVGRADDVIKSAGHLIGPFEVESVLMEHPAVAEAGVIGRPDPVAGNIVKAFVALRPGFDATTTTRQELLAFARRRLGPAVAPREIAFDQHLPHTRSGKVMRRLLRARELGLPEGDTSTLEKADSSPDASSLARTE, via the coding sequence ATGCGGTGGGAGACGATCCGGAAGGACACTCCGCCTCGGATTGCCCCCAATCTGGGTGACTACGACGAGGAGTGTGCCGGCTTTTCGTGGTCAGAGGCACGGGCCAGGCTGGAGGGGCTGCCCGGCGGGCGGGGACTGAACATCGCACACGAGGCCGTTGACCGGCACGCGGCATCGAGCCGTGCGACAGCAGTCGCGCTGCGCTGCGTCGGGCGCGACGACTCCGTGACCTGCGTGACCTACGCGGATCTGGCCCGTTCGACGGCACGATTCGCCAACGTGCTCCGTACCCTCGGGCTCGGTCACGGCGACCGGGTGGTGACGCTGCTGGGGCGGTGCCCCGAGCTGTACACCGTGGTTCTCGGCACGTTGAAGAACACCAGCGTTCTGTGCCCGCTGTTCTCCGCCTTCGGACCGGACCCGGTCGCCCAGCGAGTGACGCTGAGCGACGCGCAGGTACTGGTCACCACGGCGGAGCTGTACCGCAGGAAGGTCGCCGGGCGACGCGGCGCGCTTGCCGCCCTGCGCCATGTGCTGATCGTCGGCGAGGGCGCCGATGAACTGCCCGGCACTGTTCCCCTCGCCGCACTGATGGCCGAAGCGGCCGACACCTTCACCATCCCGCCCACGTCGCCCCACGACATGGCCCTGCTGCACTTCACGAGCGGCACCACAGGCACCCCCAAGGGCGCAGTGCACGTGCACGAGGCCGCCGTAGCCCACTACATGTCCGCGCTCTACGCCCTCGACCTCCACCAGGACGACGTGTTCTGGTGCACCGCCGACCCGGGTTGGGTCACCGGCATGTCCTACGGGATCGTCGCACCGCTCATGCACGGCGTGACGGTTGTGGTGGACGAGGGCGACTACGACGCCCGTCGCTGGTACCGGATCCTCGCCGAGCAACGGGTGAGTGTCTGGTACACGGCGCCGACGGCCCTGCGCATGCTGATGCGGACGACGCCGAGGACCGGACCGTACGACCTGCCTCGCTCGTTCGACCTGAGCGCGCTGCGGTTCATCGCGTCGGTCGGCGAGCCGCTCAACCCGGAGGCCGTGGTGTGGGGACGGGACGTGCTGGGGCTGCCGGTGCACGACAATTGGTGGCAGACCGAGACAGGCGCGATCATGATCGCCAACTTTGCCGGCTGCGACCTCCGTCCCGGCTCCATGGGCCGTCCGCTGCCCGGTGTGGAAGCGGCGGTGCTGCGGCGTGGCGAGGACGGTCGGGCGCAGATCATCGGCGGCCAGGTCACGGTGCTGGAGGAGCCCGGCGTGGAAGGCGAACTGGCGCTCCGGCCCGGCTGGCCGTCCATGTTCCGCGGCTATCTGCACGACGAGCCACGCACTGCGGCGGCCTTCGCGGACGGCTGGTACCTCACCGGCGATCTGGTGCGACGCGACGCTGACGGCTGGTACTGGTTCGTGGGGCGCGCCGACGACGTCATCAAGTCGGCGGGACACCTCATCGGGCCGTTCGAGGTCGAGAGTGTCCTGATGGAGCACCCTGCGGTCGCCGAGGCCGGGGTCATCGGTCGACCCGATCCGGTCGCCGGGAACATCGTCAAGGCGTTCGTCGCGCTGCGGCCGGGCTTCGACGCGACCACCACAACCCGGCAGGAACTGCTGGCCTTCGCCAGACGCCGGCTGGGCCCGGCCGTGGCGCCACGCGAGATCGCCTTCGACCAGCACCTGCCGCACACCCGCAGTGGCAAGGTCATGCGCCGCCTGCTGCGGGCACGCGAACTCGGCCTGCCCGAGGGCGACACCTCCACTCTGGAGAAGGCCGACTCCTCCCCGGACGCCTCCTCCCTGGCGAGGACGGAGTAA
- the pdhA gene encoding pyruvate dehydrogenase (acetyl-transferring) E1 component subunit alpha, with amino-acid sequence MLRVRRFEERCVELYSAARIRGFMHLYIGEEAVAVGVNEALTDADAVVSTYREHGHALARGVPAEAIMAEMFGKVTGCSRGRGGSMHLFDAGRRFYGGNAIVGGGIPLAAGLALADRMTGRDRVTCCFFGDGAFAEGEFHETANLAALWELPLLLVCENNLYAMGTALARHQAQTDLALRAAGYGMVSWAVDGMDVFAVEDAARRAAEGVRAGTGPHFLEMHTYRFRAHSMYDPDRYRDKAEIEHWKERDPVEGLARRLRDAKELSDKARIALEDRLSAEIDGAVEAAEQAPDEPVEDLLKYVTSPVGVSRP; translated from the coding sequence ATGCTGCGCGTCCGCCGGTTCGAGGAACGCTGCGTGGAGTTGTACAGCGCCGCCCGTATCCGGGGTTTCATGCACCTCTACATCGGTGAGGAAGCCGTGGCCGTCGGCGTCAACGAGGCTCTCACGGACGCCGACGCGGTCGTGTCGACGTACCGCGAGCACGGGCACGCACTCGCGCGTGGGGTTCCGGCCGAGGCGATCATGGCCGAGATGTTCGGCAAGGTCACCGGCTGCAGCCGTGGCCGGGGCGGATCCATGCATCTGTTCGACGCCGGCCGCCGCTTCTACGGCGGCAACGCGATCGTCGGCGGCGGGATCCCTCTCGCGGCCGGCCTCGCCCTCGCCGACCGTATGACCGGCCGCGACCGAGTCACCTGCTGCTTCTTCGGCGACGGCGCCTTCGCCGAGGGCGAGTTCCACGAGACCGCCAACCTCGCCGCGCTCTGGGAACTGCCCTTGCTGCTGGTCTGCGAGAACAACCTTTACGCAATGGGAACGGCCCTGGCCCGCCACCAGGCCCAGACCGACCTCGCGCTGCGGGCCGCCGGGTACGGCATGGTCTCCTGGGCCGTCGACGGCATGGACGTCTTCGCCGTCGAGGACGCGGCCCGGCGGGCGGCCGAAGGCGTGCGTGCCGGGACCGGACCGCACTTCCTGGAGATGCACACGTACCGCTTCCGCGCCCACTCCATGTACGACCCCGACCGTTACCGCGACAAGGCCGAGATCGAGCACTGGAAGGAGCGCGACCCGGTCGAAGGGCTCGCCCGGCGCCTGCGAGATGCGAAGGAACTGTCCGACAAGGCCCGCATCGCTCTGGAGGACCGTCTGTCCGCCGAGATCGACGGCGCCGTCGAGGCTGCCGAGCAGGCTCCCGATGAGCCCGTCGAGGATCTGCTGAAGTACGTCACCAGTCCGGTGGGGGTGAGCCGGCCATGA
- a CDS encoding acyl carrier protein → MKPLDDAEAMAVVKESITQIIPDADFTQVEPDDKFRDVLELDSLDFLSLVELLSERTGIRIDEEDYPELTTLSAATRFLVARSQDSASSAR, encoded by the coding sequence ATGAAGCCCCTGGACGACGCTGAGGCCATGGCCGTGGTCAAGGAGTCGATCACCCAGATCATCCCCGACGCGGACTTCACTCAGGTCGAACCGGACGACAAGTTCCGTGATGTTCTCGAACTCGATTCGCTCGACTTCCTCAGCCTGGTGGAGCTGCTGTCCGAGCGCACGGGAATCCGGATCGACGAGGAGGACTACCCGGAACTGACCACGCTGTCCGCTGCCACGCGGTTCCTGGTCGCCAGGTCGCAGGACAGTGCCAGCTCGGCGCGGTGA